A stretch of DNA from Acanthopagrus latus isolate v.2019 chromosome 7, fAcaLat1.1, whole genome shotgun sequence:
TGAATTGAAAGTGCAGGTTGGAGAAGATCACCGGAGAGATTTGCTTTAAACTCAGAGGACTGGCCTCCTATAACACCTTAGACTGCTAAATACTTTAAGGTTAGAAATGCTCGTTCCTGCCGTTGGACGTTCAAGTTCCAACTACTGATACATTATATGGTCTTTGTTATCATGCATTGTGTAAGTGATTTGCTGAATAATTAATATCAATTTACATAGCACTTTACACACAGTTTGTTATAAGTGCTTCGCAGcagacacaaaggaaaacaaaacaacagaagaaaaaggaatgaaagaggagaggaaccTGAGTTTATGGATAAATAAAGATTAAACACAAATTTAGTTCTCTCAAACAGGACGACTCTGACTGGTACCTGTGTGGAGCTGTGATTTGGGACTTGGCATACAGAAAtggatgcaaaaacaaacaacttgaCTTAAAGGTCTTTAAATATTGCAGGATGATGGCGGCGCGTAGCTGTAGGCACTAATATTGTAAATTAGCACTGGGACCTgagcattgtgttttgtatttttccatgttCCTTGGCGAAgaaatgacaataaactgagtctgagtctgataTTGAAGACGGGACTGCTGTGGGGAAAGGATGATTTAAGTCAGGAAGCAATGCTGTctcaaaaacatacacattatttattaatagCATAGTCAAACTACCTGTATATTGTTGCGCCCCCAACATGTGTTTCCTCATTATTTAATGCCTCTCTTCCTTTGATTCATCTGTCAAGGTGAAAAGTGGAGGCCCCTGACAAAATACAgtgtatatacagtgtgtgagtgtgttggtAAGTCCATCTCCTCTAAGAAATGATATCCGTCAAACTACAGATAAGATACAGAGCAGTTTATTGGTGACAGTACATATTTTTTCCTGAGCGTAAACACACCGACTGTCTCTCCGTTCACATAGTGGCTGCAGCACGACTGCCAGGACTTTTCTCCTGACACGTTGCACTCAGAACATACACACCAGCACAAAGCTGTCATTCACACTCagcatttctttgttgttattattggaaagaaaaaacgcacacacacacacacacacacacaataattaaaggataagttcacccaaaagtagAAAttctactcttttttttctgttttgctgtgaaactccagcaATattctgtggactacgaaatTCCCCCCGTCCTTCCATCTACATGGGGGGTCAGTAGGTAATGAcagaattttaacttttttgttgaactgatcctttaaaatCCTTGAAAGCATCCTGCACTGAGGTGATTGTTTTTTCTACTTTGATCATAAAAGGATTTAAgctaatatttgtttttaatcatatcGGGTACTTGAAGCCTGTGGTTCGATACCTATTGTACTATTATTTGGAGCATCATGCATTTAGGCATCTTCATAATCTAACATCTACATTTAAAGTACCTGGCAAAAGACTACAGGGGGGTTAAATATATGACTTTAGCAGCATATAGATGTAAGACCTAGTGTGTTAACTGAATACCTGTCCCTGTGCGCATTTAAACAGAAGCAGCTGTATTTCCTCAATCTAtaatatcagcatgctaatattGTTTGCTCAACATCTACGATACTGTCAGTGTGAGGATGAAGGATGCTCTAACAGTCAAAGGATAGGCTACAGACTACTGTGACAGTTCTTCGTACCACCAGCTGGTCGTCCCCCTTTTTcttctgcaaaataaaaagcaggttAAATACAttgtagtgttttaaaaaaataaagctacaaaaataaagtgacattttctcaGTGCACAATGTGTAGCTTCACAGCCTCAAGTGCACTTGTGCTGTTCACAGTATTGAAGCGAGGCACAGACAGAAACCCGAGTGAGTTCAGCGTTCCCTCTCATTATAGCCCCCTCTCCAGCCCCAGGACCGAGCCGAGCATCGACCTGACTTTGCACATCCCCAGTGAGGCGCGCACGCTCAGCCAGGAGCACGGTTGTGATGAGTGGATGTCAGCCCAGAATTGGAGCATCTCCCTGGGCGAGATGTGGTGGATGGACACCATCGCCTGATAGCAGCACCGCCCGTATGGCACACCTGGACCACCGGAGAAGAGGGGGCAGTGAGAGGGCAGCACCCCAGCCGCCCGGGCACACAGGCCCACAAATACATCCTCGGGGGGCAGAGGGGTGGATAAGGGTGATGCAGAGGCCGCCAGGGAAATTTTCAGCAATGCAGAGCGTGACAGGACATAAGCTGTACCGCTGCAATAGTCCgggaagacagagggagggtaGGCCCCTGAGGGGAGATAGTGTTTGCTGTCCGGGTCACGGTTTGGAGCCACTTGGAGGTGCACCCTGCCAAGGTACAGGTCCCCTTGTTCATACGGGTTACGGCTCTTGTTGAGGAAGTACAGGAGGGTGCTGGGATTGAACAGGACGTCATCATCCACTTTGGCCATGAAGTGAGCCTGAGGGCAGAAGCGGCGGGCCCAGCCCAGCATGGACAGGGTCTTCAGGGTGAGGTTGGAGTAGGTGTCCAGGAAGCGGCCCTGGATCAggtcccctctctccctcgcctCCTCTATCAGCAGCTTGGCCAGCCCCGGGTCAGACGCCACGCCAACCATGAAGAGGGTCATGACACGCAGGCCCCTCACCTCCACGTCCCCTCCCCAGGTGTCTCTGATGGCTTGGCGGGCCCTCTGATTGGCAGGAGCCGAGGTAACCATGGTGATGAGGTAAGGCTTGGCACGCTGACACACGAGCGGGCTGGGCATGAGCAGGAACTCCTCGGGTCTGGTGGGAGAGACGCTCTGCGGGGGGATGATGCCGGCGTGCGGCTCCACCACCGTGTTCATGCCCATGGAGGTGACCCATGACTCGATGCAGTCCACGAAGAGCAGCGCCAGCAGGGCCGCGCCCGAGATCCCCGCGCACAGAAACGGCAAGACGCCAAGCCTGCTGCCACGCTTTCCAAACCGGAGCTTGCACGTCCACAGCCCCCGTCCGACCATGACcgacccccaccaccacctacACCACCGCTACCACTGCGCCGCTCTGCACACCGCTGTAGCCGCTCCAACTCGccccttttcttcctccctgaTCCTCCTTCCCTTGTCTCCACGACCTGGATCACTCTCTCATTCGCCCGCTCCTGAACTCATCTCTGCTCGCAGGCGgagttgggtgtgtgtgtgtggggggggggaacccTGATGGTACCACGGAGGATGCAGTAAAGCAAGCTGGTGATCCCGTGTTGATGCTGCAGCCCGGCCACTTTCCACTAAAGTGAGATACGCAGCTGCGCAAATGGAGCGGTCGATTGGGCAGAAAGCCCGAggctgttgaaaaaaaaaaaatcaaccggAGCGACTCAAAGGTCGATTGCGATACGTGTCAAATGATGGCGACAGCTCCACCCCGACGCggtgttgttttaatgtgtgatGCTCTgatgctctgctctgctccgcGTCTGgcaaagatgatgatgatgatgatgatgatgatggtgaacgGTGTTTTTCCGACCATCGGCCTGCGTGACCGTCCTGTAGACGAACCAGCACACTACGGCTAAACACACACCGCGCTGGGCATCCCACATTCCGATCTGCGTTCAGGCATTTGCGCAAATGCTGACCTAAAACAcaaatagttttattttatttttgattaatttattttatgtttgcatgcatgtatTTGATGCAATTGGGTCATTTAACGGCTGCATCTATTGGAAAATGGCCATGCCTGAAAACCTACCCAGCTAATACAGGTCCGGATTCCGATTATTGCGGCATAATGTGCAGTCTAAATGTGCAAACAAATTGATGTGGGGATTAAGTAAAGACTCATTTGTTTGAAAGGAGCGAGCACACACCGCTAACGTGATTTTTTAGGGCAGCTGTGAGGCTCTGCTGTGCGCCTATTGTTCTCCGGCACACGTCGTCCAACCGCACCTGGTGTTGCAGAGCGACACCTGGTGGTCGCTCTTAGGTACTTTTCCTggtagtttgtttttctttcccttatTTTggaggagaattttttttttttttcacaaaaggggggagaggaggTCATGTAAATACAGGCAAATGCTCTCATGCAAATCCTAATGGTTCTCGGGCTGGTCTACTTCAGAGATCCAATTGATTGGAACTATGGGAGGAGAAAGACGTGGGAAAGATGCCTGTGGTGCAACAGATGTAAAAATAGCCTTCTGGCTAACTCTGGTACACTTAcatgaatgtttaattaatgtACATGTCCCTGttaaaataaaccaataaataaatgaataaataaataaataaattcagaaTGCATTTAGGGGAGTCATTTAGTTGAGGTGGGCCATGCAACAAACACAACTACATTAAATCCACTCATTGGAGTAAAAGAGATTTATATATCTTGAGACAACGGTGACGAGATGACATCTATTTAGCCCTCTGGAAATGTTTAGGACatatgttgtaaaaaaaaaaccaaaacaacaaaaacaacaacaaaaagtccttTCTCAGTACACttgtttaataaataataccattaataataacaaaaaataatgaataataaaaacaattcaattaGTAAATGaatacaagtaaaagaaatacatacagGTACGTACAGGTCTTAAACCCAGATTTTAGGTTGGGGAAACTTTGAACATTTAGCAGATGATTTTGAAAACTGCCTATAGTGTCAaactacacacatacacaggtaaattgaaaaaagaaagtgttttgttaaaatattactttgccCACCCGTACAaataatacttgagtaaagtCGTGATGAATTagatcaaaagtacaagtagcAGTAAGTTGCACAATAGGTTACATGCATGCATAAACCACCTGTAAGTAATgggatctgatattcagcattttgcCGATGACCTGAATTAGTGCTCAATCTGTTTAATCTGATCGCAAGtaaattaaattcatttaaaatgtgctactttggtaAAGTAATGGAGTAGTGTGGTGAGCAAAAAGTGTAATAATTTGCCTCAGAAATGCAATGGAGTAGAGGTGTTaggtagcagaaaatggaagtgCTCAAGTGAAGTCTAAGTGCCTCAAAATAGTCTTTAAGTAGAGCactttagtaaatgtacttagttacattctgccactgcacacacagtaaGTCACTCTGCTTAGTGAAGGTCAAACATCCAACACCAAGTGAAGTGACATTGAGcagcacatttacattcataagtatatttatgtgcatgtaaatgtgtgactCCTGCTTTGGCTATAATAACAGACATCTATTATGagcacactgtgttttaaatgacctgaaatgaaaacacatggAGTCTCATGGCTGTGATGGAAccaagaaatgtttgtgtttttattgcactgTAAAAGTTGTATTAATTAACTTCTAATATATACATAGTGACAGACCTTTTCTTGTGCTGGTCCTGGACAGCTGGACATGTATGTGGACAGCGCTAGTCACAAGAAACAAGTGATTGTCAGTGTAAAAACAGCAcataggagaaaaaaaacatcagatgttatttatatttaaacatatgAATTAAAAGCTGTGTTTTGCCTAACTGCAAAATCTGGCCCCTCTTCTCTACAGGGGCAACCATCTACTATATAATGtatagtgtgtatgtgtgtgtgtgtgtgtgcgtgtaattatttctttacaaataaatacataaaaatacatcTCTGATCTACTTGTATGCTACAAAGCATCCCGACCCCCCCAGAACATCAGGGACAGGTTCAGTCAGTGTTCCCAGAATCAAATTCAAACGAGGTGAAGCAGCTTTTTGTTCCATTGTTCCACCCGTGGGGCAACTTTTCTGATTACCTGAAGGCTGTTAAAACCGTTGGCTCATGTAAATCATTGTTACAGTTCATTGTGGCTTTCAAAGATTAGATTAGTAACGTCCTTTTGAATCTGTGACATTGTACTAGCTTGCTTATGTTTTAATAGCATTTTTAAACAGGTAATAATTTGCATGGGTTGCCCTTTTGTTTGAATGATGTCTCAGCATGTTTGGATGAACATACCTGATTTGTTGTAAATTTTGCATGTAGTATCTGAACTGTAAAATTGCATAGATTTAGAAAGATTGTCTAAAAATTGTTATATTTCAGGGACAGTGTGGGAGaacaatatgtaaataaaagtgtaaataaaaGCTGTGGTATTTTGACAGTATCTGCAAAGTGTGGCCCCTCTTTCCACTAGATTACTCAATAACTAAATAATGTACTTTGTATGTCACAGATCCAGATCTGTCTCTTGAAAATGATTTATATGGAGTGCCAGGACTGCATTTGTCTTTGTCTattataaatgtttgtgtctttagatagatagatagatagatagatagatagatagatagatagatagatagatagatagatagatagatagatagatagatagatagatttatcCCCAAGGGGaaatgcatttttgcatttttaatatattaaatTTGTCCTTATATCAATATacgtatatgtatatatactaaCCATACTCTACTTATTATTGTTTCACCTTACCTTTCAGCTATCCCCTTTTACTTTCAATTCCCACTCCCCACTTTCTGTAtccaaacatgcacacacacacacacacacaacaaaaaaacccacacatatacacacaccctCGAC
This window harbors:
- the b3galt4 gene encoding putative UDP-GlcNAc:betaGal beta-1,3-N-acetylglucosaminyltransferase LOC100288842 → MVGRGLWTCKLRFGKRGSRLGVLPFLCAGISGAALLALLFVDCIESWVTSMGMNTVVEPHAGIIPPQSVSPTRPEEFLLMPSPLVCQRAKPYLITMVTSAPANQRARQAIRDTWGGDVEVRGLRVMTLFMVGVASDPGLAKLLIEEARERGDLIQGRFLDTYSNLTLKTLSMLGWARRFCPQAHFMAKVDDDVLFNPSTLLYFLNKSRNPYEQGDLYLGRVHLQVAPNRDPDSKHYLPSGAYPPSVFPDYCSGTAYVLSRSALLKISLAASASPLSTPLPPEDVFVGLCARAAGVLPSHCPLFSGGPGVPYGRCCYQAMVSIHHISPREMLQFWADIHSSQPCSWLSVRASLGMCKVRSMLGSVLGLERGL